tgatgacgcataaatgacacttgcactgcgtggggggtaagtaatataacgtatacaaacctataatatattgctcagaatatataaattcaattagtataattttgaatggcataacgtgcaataagtataacgtgcgatacgtataacaataaattctataattttataatgtataatgaactttacatataatatcgtttatgataagtatttaaaggtataacgttgaaataatataatatacaaaacaaataccacgcaataaacctaaccttttatttttctggggggtaacagttctaacctaacctaatacttttctggtagcagtttctttctctgaggggtcacagttctaacctaacctaacctatttttatggtagtagtttctttttctgtggggtaacagttctaacctaacctaacttgcttttctggtagcagtttctttctctgaggggtcacagttctaacctatcctaacctatttttatggtagtagtttctttttctgtggggtaacagttctaacctaacctaacttacttttctggtagcagtttctttctctgaggggtcacagttctaacctaacctaacctacttttctagtagcagtttctttctctgaggggtcacagttctaacctaacctaacctacttttctggtagcagtttctttctctgaggggtcacagttctaacctaacctaaccttcttttctggtagcagtttctttttctggggagtcacagttctaacctaacctaacctacttttctggtagcggtttctttttctggggagtcacagttctaacctaacctaacctacttttctggtagcagtttctttttctggggagtcgttctaacctaacctaacctacttttctggtagcagtttctttctctgaggggcatagttctaacctaaccaaacctatttttctggtagcagtttctttttctggggagtcacagttctaacctaacctaacctacttttctggtagcagttttttttctggggagtcacagtcctaacctaacctacttttctgacagtaattagtttcgatgacctatgaaatactgatcgagctatccaaataattttactgatgttttgttcagatacttatctgagatgttattcattattttaatgtatatgcataatgaatgttgtattaaatgtaattacttagtttatttgtatgttataccaaacagcggtatgtatactgtatgttatattatttttatgttatacttattgaaaatatagatttagtgcATTATACATAAGATTAGTAGGTATACGTTTTGAATGTTTGTAAACTGAAATTATACCAAAAGTTCGTATTCATTATGATACGCAcccctgcgtgggctatcaaatccgctgcagacttttcttggtccgactctaattatattgctgtcaaACTCGTACGGTATCATGggcgttattttttttttactgagtaaatattttaattgggCTTCTTAAACAACATTTTGTCATAAAatcattacaattttataattacAGTCAGTTCAAGATAATCTTAACCATCATAACGTGTCTCAAAAATCCGGTTGTGTCCTGCTTAACTGGgggtatattaatattaaccctATTATAACACCTAAGagcaatattttttaatgtttctaaTCAAAACCAGTAAAGACTAGTCACCTAAAATTATCCATAATAGTCCgaaccatgtttttttttacataaaagttaaataatatttttaatcctttCCAGTATGAATACAAATACGACGTAGAAGACCAAGAGAAGGCCCTCTTCTTCGGAGCGAACGAAGCTGGCGACGCGCAAGGCAAAGTTAATGGCGGCTACAAAGTACTCCTACCTGACGGTCGTCTCATGACTGTTGAATATACTGTGGAGGGAGAAAGTGGATTTGTACCGAAGATCAGCTTCGAGGATAACGCTAATCCGTTTGGGAAAGGGAAATAAGTGAAGGATTACTTGGATTGGGAATATTGGGATTGCCTGTTCCTGGTGGGAAAAGAGTTTGTGATTAAAACGTAACAGCATCATTTTTAATTGGCGATTGATGGACTTTTATGTTTTTGCAAAAAGGTTTACGAATTGTCAGTTGAGTCAAATTTATTTTCGTTGtcttgtttttgttccaaaaattGTGATGGAGTtgatgttaggttaggttatcaTGTAAAATATAATCTACAGGTTAGAAAGATGCAAAAGTACTCGactttttttctttaaatttgaGTCTAAAaaatctagatgatttggatctAATACTATGTCTTTTTCTATCAGGAACAGGAGAGACAAAAGTAAATCCGAGTATGATCTTATAGATAAATTATATTGCCAGCCTGCTCTGAAGATTCCATGATATACTTATTGAAGATTGTGCGTTTGAACCAAAATCATTGTACTTAATAAATTTCCAAACGATTTTCTTATGGGCGTGAATTTACTATAAAAGAACGATATAATATCGGTAGTAAAGTTTAACCAAAAATTTACTAATTCAACAAACagaacaaacgattattattttattattttaatttttttttattcatttcaaattgattataattaattaatttctgGTTGTGACTAGCATCACGACAGAAGGAAATTGTTTGGCATGTCATGTTTTGAGAATATAATTACGGTGTTCAAACGCTCAAATATGCGATACAAAATCTCGTTTTTAAGTAACTTAGGTATTTCCTTTTAAAACTTTCGATTTTCATAAAGCCAGATACGTAATAACAGCATTTATGAATAAGTACCTTTCAGAAACTATAACATTTAttctttgtgttttttttttgagccAAAAGTTAAGATCAATAAATTGGagaattatgtaggtacctacttagtgtaaaaaaaaattgtttattttaggaTTTTTTTCCTGTACATTATGTTCTGTAATATTTTCGTATTTAGTGAAAACtgactttttatttttgtttaattttgtttatctTACTTATCAGTGATCACTATACTTTTACAAATTTTAATTGGAATATTTAGCGATTGTAGAAAGTTACCAATTCTGTGATTCAATTAATTATAGATAAGGCCACTATTGCCAATAGGTTTAAGAAATTATTAGCgtataattttgtataggacTATTGTTTTATCATCGaactatgtacaatttgtatacaaataaatatttacgatgacttatttttgtttacttttgcgATGCAGTAACGAAAATTGAATTCGCGACATCAATTGAATTTTGTACCTTAGTACAGACAAAACAAAGTTCCTATTTATACACATCGTCAAATAATATACTACCATGGTTAATTTTTGACCATAGGCCAAGGACACCATGTATACATACGCTCAAGGATATAGGCAATTTAAACTCCGTAGTTAAAGATTGAGCAATTAagttattaaaatagtaataaaacaGGTTTATTAACAACCGTGACTGATTAACAATATAAAGTTATAAACACaataaaaacacaaacaaaACAATTAAGATCATAGTAGTAAACCACTTGTAATGTAAATTATTCTTTATAGAAGGAGAATCTTACTATGCTAAAAAAAGTGACTCAGAAaatgacgaactcagaatgtgacgtcctcagaaagtgacgtcctcagaaagtggcgttctcagaaagtaaCGTACTCAGAATGCGACGAACTCAGAGAGTGACCTCCTCAGAATGTGACCTAACTTGAAAGGGACCTCCTAAGAATGTGACATACCTACTCCGCCTAAACCCTATCGACTACACAAAAAATAActacctaaaaaaaatataggtacaaacAACAGACAAATACTAAAATTCTTTAGAGATGTAAAAGTCTCCAAGTGTCTgagataaaatatatacatataaaagcAGCTGACTGTATCACTGTACTTGTAGTCATTTCCCAatacagatgtaatgcataaattgttttccatcgtattttctcgaaaacgttcgtatttgtcatgctacttcagtcacggtcagtactttttgtaccgagattgactgaaatagcaagacacgttcgtacttttccgtgaaaaaacgatggaaaataattatgcagtacattgtacataatgtaggtacatGATTGGGAAATGGATCCTTACTTTGTCTTGTAGCCGGGTCATGATGACGGCGGTGGCTTCCGTGTCGAACTGCGGGCGCCCGGCGCGACCCACCATCTGCAGGACTGTGCTGATGCTGTATTCCTGTTCAATTTAGTAAGATTACGgttggcaacgcgcatgtaacacccctggagttgcaggcgttcATAGGTTACagtgaccgcttaccatcagatgGACCGTATGCTTCTTTGTCAAATTATATATGGGGCTAAAGATAAACTAGCTTATATAAACCACGCACGAGCCATGTTCAATTTTGGAGGGGTATTTTAATGTTGTAAGTATTACATTTTGTCCTTTCGACATATACTAATGCTATCTTGCAGCTAAGAGTGCTACTAAAAGGGAAAGAAAAACAACAGCAGCAGTAAGTGTTCTAGAAAAGGATAGACGTAATAATTCCTTACCTGTCCCCACCTCGACCACATAAAGCAAATACAGAGGGGAatgattaatttatatttacgcTTGACAAGAAGAGATAGCAGTACTTTCATTCCCGTCCGTGACCGCCGTGGATTGATAGAAATTATTTCATTTCCATCTGTTGAGAATATTTCCCTTATGCCAGGGACACAAAAGGGAATAAAAGTATTTCCAATAATCCTATCCATATTTTCCTCGGTCACGTTGGGCGAGGACAACGGAATACAAAATTTAAATCTAAATTTTGgtgtctaaataaaataatatatctaaGATCAATATTACTAACCTGATAGGCTCCATTTACGTATTGCTGAGTATTCTTCACAATCACAAGATGAGCTGGCAAGTTAACGCCCATTGCTGAAATGAAATCAAATTGTGAAatacaacaaatatttttatttacatcaaaacatgaaataaatttatttttattgctatatgtatattaataacccttttgacatgtaaagtttgtaattttatgaataaatgaatatgaatttgaataagaatatgaatatgaatattaaaCGGTTACAAAAACgcatagataatattttttagtaaatattttttactacGGCATATTGTAAATgattttaacaaatttaatgtttgcgtttgtgtatcaaagctgAATGAGAATATCTTGAAGACAATAAGTTTTGTTTCAGTTAAATGATTGTAGTAGTAAAAAAATACTCCAAAAATCTAGTAAAGGGCGCAAATTTCAAGTAAAAACGAAAATGGGCTTCAATTcattcaagttttttttttcaacgttAGGTTATGTTTGTTACACaataaataaaggaaataaACCTAAAGTAGTAGTAGTGATGAGAATGGGTAGGTCTCTGTTGCGAAAGGCACGTTCGATGTTTGTTCTCTCTTCATACAGCAGTCCTGCGTGATGACATCCTACACCGCTCATTGCCAGCATCTGAAATTATACACCCGTAAAACTACCCATTTAAGCTGAGCCTTAAGCTGTCAATGTCACGTATGTTTGTTGTTATCgcggaaaataaataattttatcggAAAATAGTGATAAATACGTGGAAAATTGTGATATCTATGAACAATTACAAAGCTGTGAAACGTACCAATATTATCTAGACGTAGTATCTACGACCACACGGTAAAATGCGTGCGTAACAAAATTGTTTGCTCCTGTCAATACATATTGTTTACTTGAGTTTCTTATGAATACAAGTTATAAACAATGTTACGCACCCCGCCTAATTCTCATAGAAAACTCCGCTCATCAGAGGGCCAGTCCTCAGAATTACCTGAGGAGTTTACCAGGGATACTAAAGATGCAGATCCGTCACTGCGCCCTAATAACTCTGACCTAGAGGACCCCGCCAACCTAACATTCATTCTTGATCCAGATACAGTAGACGCTGAACAGATAAGTGCGCTTACTTTGGAACAATGCAGCCCAATTAATATAGACAACAACTGGCCAAACCAAGAGCAACCAACTGTTCTGTCTGAAACCACAGAAAGTATGCACATAACAGATTTCGCCACCATGACCAACAATAGCaagaaacaaaaatataaacatgAGGGCAATGAAAAAGAGGACTCAAGAGTTACCGAAATAAAATATGCCGTCATCAACAACCTACAAATGTATTCAGACGTAACAGAAAAGATAGCAAACCTGACCAGCGAACTCCTTGGTCAAAAATACCTCAATGCGTCAAACAAACGCGCCATACTTGCTCTGATGGAGCAACAAATACATATGGTCAAAAAACTTCCAAACATCCTTACACAATGTAAACCTGTGAACCAAGAACTTAACTGCAACAACATTGAAAACATCCTGGAAATAGAGGTAAGAAAACCAATTACTGAGCTACAAAAGGAAATTGGAATAATGCAAACAAGCGGTCTCTCACACATAAATAAGATTCAAGAGCAAATTATTAACCTCAAAAAAGAAATAAGACAACTACAGACAATTCACCCCACCTCTGCAGCGCCGTTTCCACATGAATATGTAAGCAAGCCAGACGGCCAGCAAACGGAAGAACAACACCGAAAATTTATCTCATATGCAGCTGCAACACGAGCCACTAGCACGAGCCCACAATCGTCTAAACCAACGAAAGTACAGTCTATTTCTGAGACTGCACATCTTACAAGCTTAAAAAATGTCCAAACCACCAGCTATGCTGTTATACTAGAGTCAATGGATCCAAACACTGAAGGAGACGATATCatcaatgaaataaaacaaaaagtcaACATCGCGGAAATAGGCATTGGAGTGCAAGGAATTCGGGTGACTAAGAAAAAGAAGGTGGTCATCTTATGTGACTCAGAACAAGACCAACAAAAGCTAAGCTCTATTATTAGACAAAAAACAAATGGAATAACTGTAGACGCGCCTCAAATTAAGAACCCCACAATAAAAATTATTGGGGTTATCCCAGAATACGCCAGTGAAAAGATTGTTGATGCTCTAAACAAACAGAATCACAGAATCCTGGGGACCATCAAAAAAGAAGACATTCACATCAAATATATACGCAGTGTTAGAGGAAGAAATGCTGCAATCAAAAATGTCATTGTTGAAACAAGTCCACAAGTCTGGGCGGCTATGCAAAATCAAAAAGTGCGGATCGGATATCAATCGGTACGAGCTGTTGATCAATCACCGGTTCTGCAGTGCTATCACTGTCTGGGCTATGGACATCGCGCAACTGAATGCAGCTCAGAAATGCGATGCGGCTTTTGTGCAGAGAGACATGATACAAGAAGCTGCCCAAGAAACACAGCCACACCATGCTGCACCAACTGTAAAGAAAATGGAAACCAACATGATCACCCAGCCTATAGCCAGACTTGCCCGGAATGGCAAAAATGGGACCGAATAGCACGAGCGGCAATACGATATTGTTAAGGGCCCCCCACAAGGTACAAAACAAAGAAAATCCGCTCTCACAGTATTACAGTGTAATCTTGGACGTGGCTATGCAGCAACCAAAGAAATGAAACATAATGTCGCTGAAAAAGAACATGATATAATCATGATATCAGAACCATATGttggcaaaaataataaattaagctCCATTAATGGATATGACTTATACCAAAAATCAGACGCCACCAACAGAACCAAAGCATGCattgcaataaataaaaaattgggcACTTACCTTGGACTCACGCAACATATAACAACCAATTTCTCAACAGTGCAGTTATCacttgaaaataataaaatcatgctTACCTCTATCTATGTAGAACCAGGCGAAGATCCTTCACGTACTCTACCCCACCTGGAACAGTTCCTACAAAATAACAAAAGACAAAAACACGTCATATGTGGTGATTTTAACGCATGGCATACAACCTGGGGCTCCACAAGGAACAATGAAAGAGGTGAAGAAGTGTATGATATTGCCATTGCAAATGATTTAgtgcagtggttcctaaccttttcagtccggtcacccctatgactaactagggaacttgattttacccctcctcccaatggtggtaataaaaaataaaacgtgtacgtttgttgtattgttatattaggttagcttattacccccgtaaaataccagttttacccccacgggggtaattacccccaggttaggaaccactgattTAGTGACTTGCAACCAAGGAAATGAACCAACATTTGAAACGATCGCACAAGGACAAACaagaacctctataattgacctTACCCTGACAACACTAAACACATCGAGAAACATTATAGACTGGAAGGTAAACCAGAACGTCATACCATCTTCAGATCATCACGCTATAGAATTTAAAATCAATCTCAATCAGGAGAGACTAAAAAAGAAGATCTCAACAACAACTTTTATATATAATACTGACCGTACCAACTGGGAAAACTTTGACACAAAACTAAAAGAAGACTTTGAACAAATGTCATTAGACACAGTCAACATTGACTCATTGTGCGCAGATCAAATCGACACGTACATAACTAACATAACACAAACAATAAACAAGAGTTGTGATGCCATTTTCCGTCGCAAAACACCCTACCAGAAAATTCCATGGTGGACTGAAGAACTTACTGAATTAAAAAAGAAAGTAATCCACTTACACCACCGACTTCAAGATCTGAAACGCGGAAAGAAAGACCTCACTAACATaattatagaaataaataaggccAGAGATGAATACAGCAGAAAAATCCGGACCACATCTACTGATAACTTCAAAAATTTCTGCAATAAGCAAGATAGAGAAAACGTATGGTCTGTCACAAACAGATTGCTAAAAAGTACACCTCAGCCACAGCCACCGGCAACTTTGAAAATAGACGAAAACAACTACACAAAGTCTACGGATGACACAGCTGAAAAACTTATGTTCAAATTCTTCCCCGAAGATAACCCAACCGATGACTCTCCGTACCACCAACAAATAAGAAACGATAATGACAACACACAAAATACAATGAACTCTAATACGCAAAATAATGAACCTGCATTCACGACCGAAGAAATCAAAGAAGCCATATATAATATGAATCCTAAGAAGGCTCCAGGCGTAGACCACTTAACCTCAGATATATGTAGACATTTCATCGACTCGTACCCGGCACTTATCACAAAATTATATAATAGATGTTTGTTACTAGGATACTTTCCAAAGTCATGGAAATCCGCGTACATAAAAACTATACCGAAACCAAACAAGTCAGGTTATGGCGAGCTCGCCTCATATAGACCTATaggattaataaatattttagggaAAGTTCTAGAAAAGCTTATTGCGAGGAGATTAACGTACTACATGCATACAAGATACGCCTGCAACTCCAAGCAATTTGGTTTTAAAGAACAGCAAACAACAACAGATGCACTAATTACCGCTATTGATACCATGAAGGAACTAAAACTTaacaaaaaattaattatagTAATATCCTTAGATATACAAGGAGCTTTCGACCACGCATGGTGGCCAGCCTTGATTAACCGGCTTAGTAACATAAACTGCCCGAATAATATATTAAATCTCATACGTAGCTACTTCACAGAACGAACAATCACTTTAAACTATTCCGACGCCACCGTAACAAAAACGCAAACCAGAGGATGTGTCCAAGGATCTGTCCTTGGACCTATCTTCTGGAACACTATAACCGACACCTTGCTGGAACAAATATCACGAACCAACACCCACATACAAGCGTATGCGGACGACATTCTATTAATTTGTCACGGAAAAGATTTAATTGAACTGGAGTTAAACACAAATAGCATCCTAGAGATGGTATATACGTGGGGGGAAAACAATAAGTTAAAATTCGGACCTGCGAAAACACAAATGATCTCACCAACGCCGAAAGCCAAAAactccaaaatattttttaacaatatccaaATCCCATTTAATAAACATTTCAAACTACTCGGAGTAATTATAGGCCAGCGTTTAACATTTATTCAACATGTAGAATACATAATTAATAAGgcacaaaatatttacaaaaaaatgtgtatgtatgtaagaCCTACATGGGGGGTCCATTCTGAAAATGTTAGCACAATCTACCGACAAGTCATTGAACCCACAATAACATACGCGGCTGAGGTATGGCATCacgctattaaatataaaaaagtgAAAAAAGCACT
The genomic region above belongs to Cydia splendana chromosome 13, ilCydSple1.2, whole genome shotgun sequence and contains:
- the LOC134796414 gene encoding cuticle protein 10.9-like, with the protein product MCSAKWLICTLVVVCVAVRQASAAPAPQQEDPPMPYEYKYDVEDQEKALFFGANEAGDAQGKVNGGYKVLLPDGRLMTVEYTVEGESGFVPKISFEDNANPFGKGK